One window of the Acidobacteriota bacterium genome contains the following:
- a CDS encoding carbamate kinase, producing the protein MNQPRPLALVAFGGNALLRSDDLGVIEEQRRRADAAAGWLIDLVHRRYQLVVVHGNGPQVGQVLIQMEEAANKIPPSPLDVAVAQTEGSMGFLLEKALRNRLIADGSGPEVSTLLSMVVVDRADPGFAAPTKPVGPFFSRYRAQNLQRDHGWTMVEDSGRGWRKVVPSPRPLEVLGVPTLRTLLDRGDIVIAGGGGGIPVVRDDAGELVGVEAVIDKDRTAALVARDLAADLLINLTGIPEVRKNFGGLDEQALPHLTAAEARELLDRGEFPVGSMGPKIESALDFVESTGKEVLITDIETLPAAMAGKGGTRLAP; encoded by the coding sequence GTGAACCAGCCGCGTCCCCTGGCTCTGGTCGCCTTCGGCGGCAATGCCCTGCTGCGCTCGGACGATCTCGGCGTCATCGAGGAGCAGCGCCGGCGGGCCGATGCCGCCGCCGGCTGGCTCATCGACTTGGTGCACCGGCGTTACCAGTTGGTGGTGGTGCACGGCAACGGACCGCAGGTCGGGCAGGTGCTGATTCAGATGGAGGAGGCGGCGAACAAGATTCCGCCCAGCCCCCTCGATGTCGCCGTCGCCCAGACCGAGGGCAGCATGGGCTTCTTGCTCGAAAAGGCGCTGCGCAATCGCCTGATCGCCGACGGCTCCGGGCCCGAGGTCAGCACGCTGCTCAGCATGGTGGTGGTGGATCGCGCCGACCCCGGCTTCGCGGCGCCCACCAAGCCCGTCGGCCCCTTCTTCTCGCGCTACCGCGCCCAGAACTTGCAGCGTGATCACGGCTGGACGATGGTCGAAGACTCCGGCCGGGGCTGGCGCAAGGTGGTGCCGAGCCCGCGGCCGCTGGAGGTTCTCGGGGTGCCGACCTTGCGCACCCTGCTCGACCGTGGCGACATCGTGATCGCCGGCGGCGGCGGCGGGATTCCGGTGGTGCGTGACGATGCCGGCGAGCTGGTGGGGGTCGAGGCAGTGATCGACAAGGATCGCACCGCGGCGCTGGTGGCGCGCGACCTGGCTGCCGATCTCTTGATCAATCTCACCGGCATTCCCGAGGTGCGCAAGAACTTCGGTGGCTTGGACGAGCAGGCGCTGCCCCATCTGACCGCCGCCGAGGCCCGGGAGCTGCTCGACCGCGGCGAGTTCCCGGTCGGCAGCATGGGGCCCAAGATCGAGTCGGCCCTCGACTTCGTCGAGTCCACCGGCAAGGAAGTGTTGATCACCGACATCGAGACCCTGCCGGCGGCGATGGCCGGCAAGGGAGGAACCCGGCTCGCCCCCTGA
- a CDS encoding arginine deiminase family protein, which yields MKICIESELDPLKTVLVHRPGLEVDRMVPSMMERLLFDDILYGAEARREHGLFCTVLERAGVEVLRAGELLADALAEDGARDFVLGELSDLDAATIGVLRALPAEELASALIEGLPDPDRESSGRFFLLDPLPNYFFQRDPQIMLGRQVMISAMATTARGREPLLARTLFSFHPELAPAFESLAAIDGLPSAAPTLDPTYPYPTVEGGDVLVPSPEVILIGVSERTNRWGVEALAESLRCQDTSFRHLIVVELPRRRSYMHLDTVFTFIDRDLCLGFPPVIDPGTPQSAHVYRVDLDAPQLAFTVQTSLVRALAEVGLEVEILPCGGAELLHQEREQWTDGANAFAIEPGVILLYRRNRYTLDELDRRGWRVVGEEDVAAGEPVVGHGPTVVTLGGNELSRARGGPRCMTMALERGSR from the coding sequence ATGAAGATCTGCATCGAATCGGAGCTCGACCCCCTCAAGACGGTGCTGGTTCACCGTCCCGGTCTGGAGGTCGATCGCATGGTTCCGTCGATGATGGAGCGCTTGCTCTTCGACGACATCCTCTACGGTGCCGAAGCGCGGCGCGAGCACGGCCTGTTTTGCACTGTGCTGGAGCGCGCCGGCGTCGAAGTGCTGCGCGCCGGCGAGCTGCTCGCCGATGCCCTCGCCGAGGACGGTGCCCGCGACTTCGTGCTCGGCGAGCTGTCGGATCTCGACGCCGCCACGATCGGGGTGCTGCGAGCCTTGCCGGCGGAGGAGCTGGCTTCGGCTCTGATCGAAGGGCTGCCGGATCCCGACCGGGAATCCTCCGGACGCTTCTTCCTGCTCGATCCGTTGCCCAATTACTTCTTCCAGCGGGATCCCCAGATCATGCTCGGCCGCCAGGTGATGATCTCGGCGATGGCGACCACCGCCCGCGGCCGTGAGCCGCTGCTGGCCCGCACCTTGTTCAGCTTTCATCCGGAGCTGGCGCCGGCCTTCGAGTCCCTCGCCGCCATCGACGGCCTGCCGAGCGCCGCTCCGACCCTCGATCCGACCTATCCCTATCCGACCGTCGAGGGCGGAGACGTGCTGGTTCCGAGCCCCGAGGTGATCCTGATCGGGGTCAGCGAGCGCACCAATCGCTGGGGGGTCGAAGCTCTTGCCGAGTCGCTGCGCTGCCAGGACACCAGCTTCCGTCACCTGATCGTGGTCGAGCTTCCGCGACGTCGTTCCTACATGCACCTCGACACCGTCTTCACCTTCATCGACCGCGATCTGTGCCTCGGTTTTCCGCCGGTGATCGATCCCGGAACGCCTCAGTCGGCGCACGTCTACCGCGTCGATCTCGATGCCCCACAGCTCGCCTTCACCGTCCAGACCTCGCTGGTGCGGGCGTTGGCGGAGGTCGGCCTGGAGGTCGAGATCCTGCCCTGCGGTGGCGCCGAGCTGCTGCACCAGGAGCGCGAGCAGTGGACCGACGGCGCCAACGCCTTCGCCATCGAGCCCGGGGTGATCCTGCTCTACCGCCGCAACCGCTACACCCTCGACGAGCTCGATCGCCGCGGCTGGCGAGTGGTCGGAGAGGAGGATGTGGCGGCAGGGGAGCCGGTGGTCGGCCACGGGCCGACGGTAGTCACCCTGGGAGGCAATGAGCTGTCCCGCGCCCGCGGTGGGCCGCGCTGCATGACCATGGCCCTCGAACGAGGCTCTCGGTGA
- the purB gene encoding adenylosuccinate lyase, giving the protein MAAESPQNPLHQRYASRPMAAIFSARNRYRTWRRIWIALAEAQRQLGLPISAEQIATLEARRDDVDLERVAELERQTRHDVVAHLRHYAEQTGDAGGILHLGATSAFVTDNADLLLARQALELLVGRVAAVLRNLADFARRHQDLPALAYTHFQPAQLTTVGKRAGLWLQDFHLDLEELQHRIANLRCRGAKGTTGTQASYLTLFDGDHDKVRQLDHLIAEHLGFARRAAVTGQTYPRKQDSQILAALAGIGESCHKMGTDLRLLQGVGELSEPFDQHQVGSSAMAYKRNPVRAERMCALARRLMTDALNGPLNTATQWLERSLDDSANRRLVIPDAFLTADAVLGLAAHIAEGLTVREGAVASRVARELPFMASETLLMQAVLRGGDRQELHERIRQYSLEAQSRLEGGGSNDLIERIVGDGDFRLERAEVESWLDPQAFTGRSGQQVRELLSEVIEPALDQLTAAEIEAPRI; this is encoded by the coding sequence ATGGCCGCCGAAAGCCCGCAGAATCCGCTCCACCAGCGCTACGCCTCCCGCCCGATGGCGGCGATTTTCTCCGCCCGCAACCGCTATCGCACCTGGCGCCGCATCTGGATTGCCCTGGCCGAGGCCCAGCGCCAGCTCGGCCTGCCGATCAGCGCCGAGCAGATCGCCACCCTCGAAGCCCGCCGCGACGACGTCGACCTCGAGCGCGTCGCCGAGCTCGAGCGCCAGACGCGCCACGACGTGGTCGCCCACCTGCGCCACTACGCCGAGCAGACCGGCGACGCCGGCGGCATCCTGCATCTCGGGGCCACCAGCGCCTTCGTCACCGACAACGCCGATCTCCTGCTCGCCCGCCAGGCCCTCGAGCTGCTGGTCGGTCGGGTGGCGGCGGTGCTGCGCAACCTGGCCGACTTCGCGCGCCGCCACCAGGACCTTCCGGCCCTCGCCTACACCCATTTCCAGCCGGCCCAGCTCACCACCGTCGGCAAGCGGGCGGGGCTCTGGCTGCAGGACTTCCACCTCGACCTCGAGGAGCTGCAACACCGCATCGCCAACCTGCGCTGCCGCGGCGCCAAGGGCACCACCGGCACCCAGGCCAGCTACCTGACACTGTTCGACGGCGACCACGACAAAGTACGCCAGCTCGATCACCTGATCGCCGAGCACCTTGGCTTCGCCCGCCGCGCCGCCGTCACCGGCCAGACCTATCCCCGCAAGCAGGACAGCCAGATCCTGGCGGCCCTCGCCGGCATCGGCGAGAGCTGCCACAAGATGGGCACCGACCTGCGCCTACTGCAGGGCGTCGGAGAGCTTTCGGAGCCCTTCGACCAGCACCAGGTCGGCTCCTCGGCAATGGCCTACAAGCGCAATCCGGTGCGCGCCGAGCGCATGTGCGCCCTCGCCCGGCGCCTGATGACGGACGCCCTCAACGGCCCCTTGAATACCGCCACCCAGTGGCTCGAGCGCAGCCTCGACGACTCCGCCAATCGGCGCTTGGTGATTCCCGACGCCTTCCTCACCGCCGACGCCGTCCTCGGCCTCGCCGCCCACATTGCGGAAGGTCTGACGGTACGCGAAGGAGCGGTCGCCAGCCGCGTAGCCCGCGAGCTGCCCTTCATGGCCAGCGAAACCCTCCTCATGCAGGCGGTGCTGCGCGGCGGCGATCGCCAGGAGCTCCACGAGCGCATTCGCCAGTACAGCCTCGAGGCCCAGAGCCGACTCGAAGGCGGCGGCAGCAACGACCTCATCGAGCGCATCGTCGGCGACGGCGACTTCCGCCTCGAGCGCGCCGAAGTCGAGAGCTGGCTCGACCCCCAGGCCTTCACCGGCCGATCCGGCCAGCAGGTCCGGGAGCTCCTCAGCGAAGTCATCGAGCCAGCCCTCGACCAGCTCACCGCCGCCGAGATCGAAGCGCCAAGGATCTAG
- a CDS encoding septal ring lytic transglycosylase RlpA family protein, whose amino-acid sequence MDRPRFIAGALGALLLLAACTGPTPTPRRPGKVFERGIASWYGPGFQGRPTASGERFDTRDMTAAHKTLPFGTVVEVRNLDNGLRVQVRINDRGPFIRGRIIDLSKAAAERIEMVGPGTAKVELALIEPPEARYYTVQLGAFQESHRAESLAAEVGASFQGARVERKNGWYRVRVGKFDDRCDAEDLRRRLRSRGFDALVVTL is encoded by the coding sequence ATGGATCGTCCGCGCTTCATAGCCGGCGCCCTCGGCGCCCTCCTGCTCCTCGCCGCCTGCACCGGCCCGACGCCGACCCCGCGACGTCCGGGCAAAGTCTTCGAGCGCGGCATCGCCTCCTGGTACGGCCCTGGCTTCCAGGGCCGGCCGACGGCCAGCGGCGAACGCTTCGACACCCGCGACATGACGGCGGCCCACAAAACCCTGCCCTTCGGCACCGTCGTCGAAGTGCGCAACCTCGACAACGGGCTGCGCGTCCAGGTGCGCATCAACGACCGCGGCCCCTTCATCCGTGGCCGCATCATCGACCTCTCCAAAGCCGCCGCCGAGCGCATCGAAATGGTCGGACCGGGCACCGCCAAAGTCGAGCTGGCGCTGATCGAGCCGCCCGAAGCGCGCTACTACACCGTCCAGCTCGGCGCCTTCCAAGAATCCCACCGCGCCGAAAGCCTCGCCGCCGAAGTCGGCGCCAGCTTCCAAGGCGCCAGAGTCGAGCGCAAAAACGGCTGGTACCGCGTCCGAGTCGGAAAATTCGACGACCGCTGCGACGCCGAAGACCTCCGAAGACGCCTGAGATCCCGCGGCTTCGACGCCCTCGTCGTCACCCTCTAG
- a CDS encoding D-alanine--D-alanine ligase family protein: MTEVGLVFGGRSVEHRVSVRSARTVAQALEAAGYVVRPLAIAEDGSWASPQVAAAALAGEIEAIAPSGEAIAPSLAARFASPPEVIFPIVHGTWGEDGTLQGLCEMLDLPYVGAGVAASAVAMDKLAAKRILAAAGVPVVDYESARRGESATAVAERSRRLGSPWFVKPAVGGSSVGIRKVVEAADLAVAVEFAWRFDEAVVIERGVAGRELECAVLGYPELEASVVGEIVPGGDFYDYEDKYLTDAAELIAPAPLPDGVAERLRACAVKAFAALGGHGMARVDFFLEGEELWLNEINTLPGFTSISMYPRLWGLSGVPLGALVGRLVEAALARHRDRSRLDRGIKEWLAALDGS; the protein is encoded by the coding sequence ATGACCGAGGTCGGTTTGGTTTTCGGCGGCCGGAGTGTCGAGCACCGGGTTTCGGTGCGCTCGGCGCGGACGGTCGCCCAGGCGCTGGAGGCGGCCGGCTACGTGGTGCGGCCGCTGGCGATCGCCGAAGATGGCAGCTGGGCTTCGCCGCAGGTCGCGGCGGCGGCTCTGGCCGGCGAGATCGAGGCTATCGCGCCGAGCGGGGAGGCGATCGCTCCTTCGTTGGCGGCGCGATTCGCCTCGCCGCCGGAGGTCATCTTTCCAATCGTTCACGGCACCTGGGGCGAGGACGGCACCCTCCAGGGACTCTGCGAGATGCTCGATCTGCCCTACGTCGGGGCGGGCGTGGCGGCGAGCGCCGTCGCCATGGACAAGCTGGCGGCGAAGCGCATTCTGGCGGCGGCGGGAGTCCCGGTGGTCGACTACGAGTCGGCGCGCCGAGGCGAGTCGGCGACCGCGGTGGCGGAACGCTCTCGGCGCCTCGGTTCACCCTGGTTCGTGAAGCCCGCCGTCGGCGGCTCGAGCGTCGGCATTCGCAAGGTGGTGGAGGCGGCGGATCTCGCCGTCGCCGTCGAGTTCGCCTGGCGCTTCGACGAGGCGGTGGTGATCGAGCGCGGTGTCGCCGGTCGTGAGCTGGAGTGTGCGGTCCTGGGGTATCCGGAGCTGGAGGCTTCGGTGGTGGGGGAGATCGTCCCCGGTGGCGATTTTTACGATTACGAGGACAAGTACCTGACCGACGCGGCAGAGCTGATTGCGCCGGCGCCGTTGCCCGATGGGGTGGCGGAGCGTTTGCGAGCTTGCGCCGTGAAGGCCTTTGCGGCGTTGGGGGGGCACGGCATGGCGCGGGTGGATTTCTTTCTCGAGGGCGAGGAGCTCTGGCTGAACGAGATCAATACGCTGCCGGGCTTTACGAGTATTTCGATGTATCCGCGGCTCTGGGGCCTTTCGGGGGTGCCGTTGGGGGCTTTGGTTGGACGGTTGGTGGAGGCGGCGCTGGCGCGGCATCGCGATCGGTCGCGGTTGGACCGGGGTATCAAGGAGTGGTTGGCGGCCCTCGACGGTTCTTAG
- the serA gene encoding phosphoglycerate dehydrogenase yields MYRILISDPLDPAGIAILRDSGADVHLLPAEERHRLPELLPDFDALVVRSMTQVTADLLDAGKRLKVVGRAGIGVDNVDVKAATERGILVVNAPTANVISATEHTFALLLSLARRVPDACASLRGGAWERKKFVGVELSGKALGVVGFGRIGQRVAARARAFEMEVLAYDPFLGDEAAKRLGVELLDLDELLERSDVVTLHTPLTDATRHLLDGERLRRMRQGALLINCGRGGVVDEQALVEVLDEGHLAGAALDVFSREPVEDLTLVQHPKVVVTPHIGAQTREAQERISTQTAHMILESLGGSLAVTAVNLPFASTGVRGEPYLALGERLGRLAGSLFDGGLEGIEVRFWGVEENLQLPVGVAVLKGALTPFLGESLNFVNAERVAASRGIEVVRSVHSGSMGYPQLVEVEVRGTEGTRQVAGTFFGEGDSRVVFLDHQRLEFRPHGRLLLVRNADVPGVIGRLGTLLGEASVNIGDIHLARDRANQQALAVLRIDSEVPAEVLERVLADAQVEAVRQIDLGR; encoded by the coding sequence GTGTACCGTATCCTGATCTCCGACCCCCTCGACCCGGCGGGTATCGCCATTCTGCGTGACTCCGGCGCCGACGTTCACCTGCTGCCGGCGGAGGAGCGCCATCGCCTGCCAGAGCTGTTGCCGGACTTCGACGCCCTGGTGGTGCGAAGCATGACCCAGGTGACGGCGGACCTGCTCGATGCCGGCAAGCGCCTGAAAGTGGTCGGTCGCGCCGGCATCGGCGTCGACAACGTCGACGTCAAGGCCGCCACCGAGCGTGGCATCCTGGTGGTCAATGCGCCGACGGCGAACGTGATCTCGGCGACGGAGCACACCTTCGCCCTGCTGCTCTCCCTCGCCCGGCGGGTTCCGGACGCCTGCGCCTCGCTGCGCGGTGGCGCCTGGGAGCGCAAGAAGTTCGTCGGCGTGGAGCTCTCCGGCAAGGCCCTCGGCGTGGTCGGCTTCGGGCGCATCGGTCAGCGGGTGGCGGCGCGGGCCCGGGCCTTCGAGATGGAGGTTCTGGCCTACGATCCGTTCCTCGGGGACGAGGCGGCCAAACGCCTGGGGGTCGAGCTGCTCGATCTCGACGAGCTGCTCGAGCGCAGCGACGTGGTCACCTTGCACACCCCCTTGACCGATGCCACCCGCCATCTACTCGACGGTGAGCGCTTGCGGCGCATGCGCCAGGGCGCTCTGCTGATCAACTGTGGCCGCGGCGGCGTGGTCGACGAGCAGGCCCTGGTCGAGGTGCTCGACGAGGGGCACCTCGCCGGTGCTGCCCTCGACGTCTTCTCGCGCGAGCCGGTCGAGGACCTCACCTTGGTGCAGCATCCCAAGGTGGTGGTGACGCCCCATATCGGGGCCCAGACGCGCGAAGCGCAAGAGCGCATTTCGACCCAGACGGCGCACATGATCCTCGAGTCCCTCGGCGGCTCTCTGGCGGTGACCGCGGTCAACCTGCCGTTCGCCTCGACCGGGGTGCGAGGGGAGCCCTATCTCGCCCTCGGCGAGCGCCTCGGGCGGTTGGCCGGGTCGCTCTTCGATGGCGGTCTGGAAGGCATCGAGGTGCGCTTCTGGGGGGTCGAAGAAAATCTCCAGCTACCGGTAGGAGTGGCGGTCTTGAAGGGAGCCCTGACGCCCTTCCTCGGCGAGTCCCTCAACTTCGTCAACGCCGAGCGGGTGGCGGCCTCGCGCGGCATCGAGGTAGTGCGCTCGGTTCACAGCGGCTCGATGGGCTATCCGCAGCTCGTCGAGGTCGAGGTGCGCGGCACCGAGGGCACCCGTCAGGTCGCCGGAACCTTCTTCGGGGAAGGCGATTCGCGGGTGGTGTTCCTCGACCATCAGCGCCTCGAGTTCCGCCCCCACGGCCGCCTTCTGCTGGTGCGCAATGCCGACGTGCCCGGGGTCATCGGGCGTCTCGGCACTCTCCTCGGCGAGGCGAGCGTCAACATCGGCGACATCCACCTGGCCCGGGACCGGGCCAATCAGCAGGCGCTGGCGGTGCTGCGCATCGACAGCGAAGTGCCGGCGGAGGTCCTCGAGCGGGTGCTGGCGGATGCGCAGGTGGAGGCGGTGCGGCAGATCGATCTGGGACGCTGA
- a CDS encoding alanine--glyoxylate aminotransferase family protein: MEPVEPIRFFLPGPTYVPQAARQAMTQPVVAHRSPSFQETYATVAEGLQRVFRTAGEVVVATGSSTLMMESAIVSTVERKVLHLTGGAFSERWLEISRCLGKAADQVAVPWGQGIDPELVRQALRRGSYDVVTVVHNETSTGVMNPLEEIARVVREESDALLLVDAVSSLGGAPVEVDGWGLDVVVTGSQKALAVPPGLALVSLSARALERCRALPHRGFYTDLLRYADKHRGGGTITTPAVSVVYALEHQLARIGAEGLEERWRRHRQLARQVATWARRAGLTLAAADGVRSATVTCLEAPAGWTPRQLLGRLAEDGWTVAGGYGQWKPKTFRIGHMGEVRATDLEPLLAALDQLLADPVWSA; the protein is encoded by the coding sequence ATGGAACCGGTAGAGCCCATTCGCTTCTTTCTCCCCGGCCCGACCTATGTCCCGCAGGCGGCGCGGCAGGCCATGACGCAACCGGTGGTGGCACACCGCTCGCCGTCCTTTCAGGAGACCTACGCCACCGTCGCCGAAGGACTGCAGCGGGTGTTCCGCACCGCCGGCGAAGTGGTGGTGGCGACCGGTAGCTCGACGCTGATGATGGAGAGCGCCATCGTCTCGACGGTCGAGCGCAAGGTGCTGCACCTCACCGGTGGCGCCTTTTCCGAGCGCTGGCTCGAAATCTCCCGCTGCTTGGGCAAGGCGGCGGACCAGGTGGCCGTCCCCTGGGGTCAGGGCATCGATCCGGAGCTGGTGCGCCAAGCCCTGCGCCGGGGTTCCTATGATGTCGTCACGGTGGTGCACAATGAGACCTCGACCGGGGTGATGAACCCGCTCGAGGAGATTGCCCGGGTGGTGCGAGAGGAAAGTGACGCCCTTCTGCTGGTGGACGCCGTCTCTTCCCTCGGTGGCGCTCCCGTGGAGGTCGACGGCTGGGGCCTCGACGTCGTCGTCACGGGCTCGCAGAAGGCCTTGGCGGTGCCGCCGGGGCTAGCCCTGGTCAGTCTGTCGGCGCGCGCCCTCGAGCGCTGTCGGGCTTTGCCCCACCGCGGCTTTTACACCGATCTCTTGCGCTATGCCGACAAGCATCGCGGCGGTGGCACCATCACCACCCCGGCGGTGTCCGTGGTCTATGCCCTCGAGCATCAACTGGCTCGCATCGGCGCCGAAGGGCTCGAGGAGCGCTGGCGCCGTCACCGCCAGTTGGCGCGCCAGGTGGCGACCTGGGCACGCCGTGCTGGGCTGACCCTGGCCGCCGCCGACGGCGTACGGTCCGCGACCGTGACTTGCCTCGAAGCACCCGCCGGCTGGACTCCGCGCCAGCTCCTCGGGCGCCTGGCGGAAGACGGCTGGACCGTCGCCGGTGGCTATGGCCAATGGAAGCCGAAGACTTTTCGTATCGGCCACATGGGGGAGGTCCGTGCGACGGATCTCGAGCCCCTGCTGGCCGCTCTCGACCAATTGCTGGCGGACCCTGTGTGGTCAGCCTAG
- a CDS encoding DUF1343 domain-containing protein, with protein sequence MMLTGLDRLLLAPGELGGRSFALLAHGASVTLEGEPAHLALVRRGMTPRLLLGPEHGYHGIEQDMVPAEGGREPWTGVPTISLYGDGEDSLRAVPEMFEGIDLLLIDLQDVGSRYYTYAATAVWAAEAALQAECEVWLLDRPNPLGGVVVEGPTLKAGFESFVGAFRMPVRHGLTVGEIFRLEARRRRWSGGWQVWAMEGWRRDTPWRRPWVAPSPNMPSLMTAAVYPGMCLLEASELSEGRGTTRPFELAGAPWIDPVGLSERLNLRGLPGVRFLPVYFRPQFQKHAGVACGGLQLVVSDLQAFRPLRVGVEVLAAFRESSPSEFRWREAPYEFVSDVPAIDLLTGDDRCRRAIEGGDREALDRWLASWERDEAAFVEERRDLLLYEGPGSYLA encoded by the coding sequence ATGATGCTGACCGGTCTCGATCGCCTGCTGTTGGCGCCGGGGGAGCTTGGCGGCCGGTCCTTTGCCCTGCTCGCCCACGGCGCTTCGGTCACCCTCGAAGGGGAGCCGGCTCATCTCGCCCTGGTACGTCGCGGGATGACGCCGCGACTGCTCCTCGGTCCGGAGCACGGCTACCACGGTATCGAGCAGGACATGGTGCCGGCGGAGGGCGGCCGTGAGCCCTGGACCGGAGTGCCGACCATCTCTCTCTACGGCGATGGTGAGGACTCCCTGCGCGCGGTGCCGGAGATGTTCGAGGGCATCGATCTCTTGCTGATCGATCTGCAAGACGTCGGCAGCCGCTACTACACCTACGCCGCCACCGCCGTCTGGGCCGCCGAGGCCGCCTTGCAGGCGGAGTGCGAAGTTTGGCTGCTCGATCGGCCCAACCCCCTCGGTGGGGTGGTGGTCGAAGGGCCGACCTTGAAGGCCGGCTTCGAGTCCTTCGTGGGCGCCTTTCGGATGCCGGTTCGGCACGGTTTGACGGTGGGTGAGATCTTTCGCCTCGAAGCTCGCCGCCGTCGTTGGAGTGGCGGCTGGCAGGTCTGGGCGATGGAGGGTTGGCGACGCGACACGCCGTGGCGTCGGCCGTGGGTGGCGCCATCGCCCAACATGCCGTCTTTGATGACCGCGGCGGTCTATCCCGGCATGTGCCTGCTCGAGGCGTCGGAGCTCTCCGAAGGTCGCGGCACCACCCGCCCCTTCGAGCTCGCCGGCGCGCCCTGGATCGACCCGGTCGGCCTCAGCGAGCGCCTCAACCTGCGCGGTCTTCCGGGGGTGCGCTTTCTGCCGGTCTATTTTCGACCGCAGTTTCAGAAGCATGCCGGGGTCGCCTGCGGTGGCCTGCAGCTGGTGGTGAGCGATCTCCAGGCCTTTCGCCCTCTGCGCGTCGGGGTCGAGGTGTTGGCCGCATTTCGCGAGTCTTCGCCGTCGGAGTTCCGCTGGCGGGAGGCGCCCTACGAGTTCGTCAGCGATGTGCCGGCGATCGATCTCTTGACCGGCGACGATCGCTGCCGCCGGGCGATCGAAGGCGGTGATCGCGAGGCTCTCGACCGCTGGCTCGCCTCCTGGGAGCGAGACGAGGCGGCCTTTGTCGAGGAGCGGCGCGATCTGTTGCTCTACGAAGGTCCCGGAAGCTACCTGGCGTGA
- the moaC gene encoding cyclic pyranopterin monophosphate synthase MoaC — MSELSHLDSEGRAQMVDVSAKAITRRVAEASCRVLMSRATLDRLDRLPKGDAVAVARIAGIQGAKRAADLVPLAHPLPLDQVEIEIVPEDGDHSDPERGAVRVRSRVVTTARTGAEIEALAACSTAALALYDMVKAVEREAVITDLRLEHKSGGRSGTYSREADSPEGERP, encoded by the coding sequence ATGAGTGAGCTCAGCCACCTCGATTCGGAAGGTCGTGCGCAGATGGTCGATGTCTCGGCCAAGGCCATCACTCGACGGGTCGCCGAGGCCTCCTGTCGAGTCTTGATGTCGCGAGCGACCCTCGATCGCCTCGACCGTCTGCCGAAGGGCGATGCCGTCGCCGTCGCCAGGATCGCCGGAATTCAGGGAGCCAAGCGCGCCGCGGATCTGGTGCCGTTGGCCCACCCGCTGCCGCTCGATCAGGTCGAGATCGAGATCGTTCCCGAGGACGGGGACCACTCCGATCCCGAGCGGGGCGCGGTGAGGGTGCGCAGCCGGGTCGTCACCACCGCCCGTACCGGCGCCGAGATCGAGGCCTTGGCGGCCTGCTCGACGGCGGCCCTGGCCCTCTACGACATGGTGAAGGCGGTCGAGCGGGAGGCGGTGATCACGGACCTGCGCCTCGAGCACAAGAGCGGTGGGCGTAGTGGGACCTACTCCCGCGAGGCCGACTCACCGGAGGGCGAACGGCCATGA
- a CDS encoding TIGR04283 family arsenosugar biosynthesis glycosyltransferase, with protein sequence MPALRLSIIIPCLDEEGALERPLQIALAQGDEVIVTDGGSVDGSIELARRLGAGVVVGGAGRGEQLQRGAAAASGDILLFLHADTELPPNAAQDIRRAIVEGAVGGAFLLTFDSPHWLQRLGAWLINRRTRWTRIPLGDQAQFATAAAYREIGGYRDWPILEDLDFARRLGKHGRIAILPGPVTTAARRYRQGGTVRTVLRNWLIWILFACGVPPKRLEKLYRKIR encoded by the coding sequence GTGCCAGCCCTTCGCCTCTCCATCATCATCCCGTGCCTCGACGAAGAAGGGGCTCTCGAACGTCCCTTGCAGATCGCCCTCGCCCAGGGCGACGAAGTGATCGTCACCGATGGCGGCAGCGTCGATGGCTCGATCGAGCTGGCCCGCCGCCTCGGCGCCGGAGTAGTGGTCGGCGGCGCCGGCCGTGGCGAACAGCTCCAACGCGGTGCCGCCGCCGCCAGCGGCGACATTCTGCTCTTCCTCCATGCCGACACCGAGCTGCCCCCGAACGCGGCCCAAGACATCCGGCGAGCGATCGTCGAAGGAGCCGTCGGCGGCGCCTTCCTGCTCACCTTCGACTCACCCCACTGGCTCCAGCGCCTCGGCGCCTGGCTGATCAACCGCCGCACCCGCTGGACCCGAATTCCCCTCGGCGACCAGGCTCAATTCGCCACCGCCGCGGCCTACCGCGAGATCGGCGGCTACCGCGACTGGCCGATCCTCGAAGACCTCGACTTCGCCCGCCGCCTCGGCAAACACGGCCGCATCGCCATCCTGCCCGGCCCGGTCACCACCGCCGCCCGCCGCTACCGCCAGGGCGGCACCGTGCGCACCGTCCTGCGCAACTGGCTCATCTGGATCCTCTTCGCCTGCGGCGTCCCGCCAAAGCGCCTGGAAAAGCTCTACCGAAAAATTCGCTGA